In one Culex quinquefasciatus strain JHB chromosome 2, VPISU_Cqui_1.0_pri_paternal, whole genome shotgun sequence genomic region, the following are encoded:
- the LOC6049452 gene encoding UDP-glucosyltransferase 2: MKSVRLVVVVAAMLAVWLLPVKSDRILAIFPSPAKSHQIVFRAFVDGLLARGHQLTVMSPDPFETDNPNITQIDWSYGYKVVNEIGDVAKVTQEGWSAFRVITKLLSVAERLVEVELAHPEVQAMIQNPVEQFDAVVVEYFMMPPFHAFAELYNAPLIGITSIDSVAYAHDIVGNVANIMTHPEMIHSFSRDLCFWQRILAFATRIVSDYYMFPMSFKKMDEIIEFNFGTNMSKSNELMNRLDFLMTNVEPALGFVRPTVPQAIQLGFLHVKPPKPLPMGLQRYLDSSEHGVIYFSFGTLIRTQSLHTVVVTILLETFKTLKYDVLWKVDERIDLNNATNVKVVRWVPQQDVLGKWCM, encoded by the coding sequence ATGAAAAGTGTGCGTTTGGTAGTGGTGGTGGCGGCGATGTTGGCAGTTTGGCTGCTGCCGGTGAAAAGTGACcgaattttggcgatttttccgtcGCCAGCGAAAAGTCACCAGATTGTGTTCCGCGCCTTCGTTGACGGACTGTTGGCCAGGGGTCACCAGCTAACTGTGATGAGTCCGGATCCGTTCGAGACGGACAATCCAAACATTACCCAAATTGACTGGAGTTATGGATACAAAGTGGTTAACGAGATTGGGGACGTGGCAAAGGTGACCCAGGAAGGGTGGAGTGCGTTTCGAGTGATTACCAAACTGTTGTCCGTGGCTGAACGATTGGTTGAGGTAGAACTGGCCCATCCGGAAGTGCAGGCCATGATCCAGAACCCGGTGGAGCAGTTCGATGCTGTGGTTGTGGAGTACTTCATGATGCCACCGTTTCACGCGTTCGCCGAGTTGTACAACGCTCCGTTGATCGGGATTACGTCCATTGATTCCGTGGCGTACGCGCATGATATCGTTGGAAACGTGGCCAACATTATGACCCACCCGGAGATGATTCACTCGTTTTCGCGGGATCTTTGCTTTTGGCAGCGCATTTTGGCTTTCGCCACCAGGATCGTTTCGGATTATTACATGTTCCCGATGTCGTTCAAAAAGATGGATGAAATTATCGAGTTTAACTTTGGGACAAACATGAGCAAATCGAACGAGCTCATGAACCGGCTTGACTTCCTCATGACCAACGTTGAGCCGGCGCTGGGTTTCGTCCGACCAACGGTGCCACAAGCCATCCAGCTGGGATTCCTGCACGTGAAACCTCCAAAGCCCCTCCCGATGGGTCTTCAGCGGTATCTGGACTCGTCCGAGCACGGTGTTATCTACTTTAGCTTTGGAACGCTGATCCGTACCCAGTCGTTGCACACAGTGGTCGTTACGATTTTGCTGGAAACGTTCAAAACTCTCAAGTACGACGTTCTGTGGAAGGTTGACGAAAGAATTGACCTGAACAATGCCACCAATGTGAAGGTAGTACGCTGGGTGCCCCAACAGGATGTTTTGGGTAAGTGGTGCATGTGA
- the LOC6049451 gene encoding UDP-glucosyltransferase 2 — MIAGGLVGFDAVASKNGNRSLIRMKVVVLVMALAVGLLPVESARILAIFPSPAKSHQIVFRALVEGLLEKGHQLTVMSPDPLETDNPNITQIDWSYAYKVVDENGDVAVATQEKWSSLRVTQKLLSVTEMFLAAELNHPEVQAMIRNPVDHFDAVIVEYFQMTPFFAFAELYNAPMIGITSIDSIALAHSIIGNVANAVAHPEMVHKVSRVLSFSQRLDFFITMLFTEYVLFPGEFEKYDQMIEHHFGPNMTKSVQLMTRLDFLMTNVEPALGFVRPTVPRAIQLGFLHVKPPKPLPRDIQQYLDSSKHGVIYFSLGTLIRTKSLNAKNIGIFIDTFRSVKYDVLWKCDGQIDQIKNMSNVRLMRWVPQQDVLGKWI; from the coding sequence ATGATCGCCGGAGGTTTAGTTGGGTTTGACGCGGTCGCGAGTAAGAACGGGAATCGTTCGTTGATCAGGATGAAAGTGGTTGTACTAGTGATGGCGTTGGCCGTCGGGCTGTTGCCGGTGGAGAGTGCTcgaattttggcgatttttccgtcGCCAGCGAAAAGTCACCAGATTGTGTTTCGGGCGTTGGTTGAAGGACTGCTGGAAAAGGGACATCAGTTGACAGTGATGAGTCCGGATCCGCTTGAGACGGACAATCCGAACATTACTCAAATAGACTGGAGCTATGCGTACAAAGTGGTGGATGAAAACGGGGACGTTGCCGTGGCAACTCAGGAAAAGTGGAGTTCACTAAGAGTAACTCAGAAGCTGCTTTCAGTGACGGAAATGTTCTTGGCAGCGGAGTTGAACCATCCGGAAGTGCAAGCCATGATCCGGAATCCAGTGGATCACTTTGACGCCGTAATTGTGGAGTACTTCCAGATGACACCGTTCTTTGCTTTCGCCGAACTGTACAACGCTCCCATGATCGGAATTACCTCGATCGATTCCATCGCGTTAGCTCACTCCATCATCGGGAACGTTGCAAATGCCGTCGCTCATCCAGAAATGGTCCACAAAGTGTCCCGCGTCCTTTCCTTTTCCCAAAGGTTggattttttcatcacgatgCTCTTCACGGAGTACGTCCTCTTCCCGGGAGAGTTTGAAAAGTACGACCAAATGATTGAGCACCACTTTGGACCGAACATGACCAAATCGGTCCAGCTGATGACCAGGCTCGACTTTCTCATGACCAACGTTGAGCCGGCGCTAGGATTCGTCCGACCGACGGTTCCCCGAGCCATCCAGCTGGGATTTTTGCACGTGAAACCTCCAAAGCCCCTCCCGAGGGATATTCAACAGTACCTGGACTCGTCCAAACATGGCGTCATCTACTTCAGTTTGGGAACGCTGATTCGAACCAAGTCGCTGAACGCAAAAAATATTGGCATCTTTATCGACACCTTCCGGTCAGTCAAATACGACGTACTGTGGAAATGTGACGGGCAGATTGATCAGATCAAAAACATGTCCAACGTACGATTAATGCGTTGGGTGCCTCAGCAGGACGTTCTTGGTAAGTGGATTTAG